In Podospora pseudoanserina strain CBS 124.78 chromosome 5, whole genome shotgun sequence, a single window of DNA contains:
- a CDS encoding hypothetical protein (EggNog:ENOG503P7RQ) yields the protein MKYLTLLLAAVGLASTTAIPVIEERDVQTVSIKFKGGPAEYSLTLPADGSEVFTNNVLSISIIESSYYISGFCTFYTDGEKALQQGISSGGLNQLFVGPPQPIKSVRCQGFCLPVYGDCYRNGQYVGPCCNGFCAANKCRPWVNPYTGN from the exons ATGAAGTATctcacccttctcctcgccgccgtcggGCTGGCCTCTACTACCGCAATCCCCGTCATCGAGGAACGCGACGTTCAGACTGTTTCTATCAAGTTCAAGGGTGGTCCGGCGGAGTATTCCTTGACCTTGCCTGCTGATGGTTCGGAGGTTTTCACCA ACAacgtcctctccatctccatcatcgaATCATCTTACTACATCTCTGGCTTCTGCACTTTCTACACCGACGGCGAGAAGGCCCTGCAGCAGGGTATCTCCTCTGGAGGCCTGAACCAGCTGTTTGTCGGCCCGCCGCAGCCGATCAAGAGTGTGAGGTGCCAGGGCTTCTGCTTGCCTGTGTATGGAGACTGCTATCGCAATGGGCAGTATGTGGGACCTTGCTGCAATGGATTCTGTGCTGCGAATAAGTGCAGACCCTGGGTCAACCCTTATACTGGGAATTAG
- a CDS encoding hypothetical protein (EggNog:ENOG503PGIY), with product MLFARSPRTPTSLPTPTPQTPHVQDNTPLSPENDTTKVPHRWGHSSMMPVDDDCLPEVRQFSDLEVPTHYPLGAIPEAVNQDALPEVKSHIAISANFNQPPSSQPTSRPATASQTQSQPTTTLPPRPGSARRKLWIVLGSAVALLLATIAIALGLGLGLGLSKKNDTPSSSTSSNTTGSACQSDSTRIFRRTMAAAVFNGSLHIFSRGRDSNIWFRSWGIQPEGSNAPATWTTDWVTLAEGPGMELMPFIGAPTVIASTDGSRMDVFATSTMSGNVNTIRFTKANRTTEWESLGGFGLSSIAICNSPLTDNSSAPTYDMWMLGKNSTTVIKNTWDTSKEIGGWDETSIPVLASSGTSPAVICSKHDPEYTVFTFGQGTDELRSTRFSTTNNIWSSWNPWGHNFRGDPVAVSVDEGRVIYFFGVGTNSNMYHFTWEEGIESEPRSIGGNWSSIPSAVVIGAGTKDEQIHVVALDQERKLQHRTFGDFGGGRKWQATRWEKLEKKGNSAPLVFSYPDAKGKEQIGLAMLDDDNHLLFATWEASNDTLWVKSISWVQAEGYLINESVCI from the coding sequence ATGCTTTTTGCTCGTTCACCAAGGACACCAACAAGTCtaccaactccaactccgCAAACACCCCATGTGCAAGACAACACACCACTAAGCCCAGAAAATGACACGACAAAAGTACCGCATCGATGGGGCCATTCCAGCATGATGCCCGTGGACGATGACTGTCTTCCCGAAGTCAGACAGTTCAGCGACTTGGAAGTCCCAACACATTATCCTCTTGGCGCCATCCCAGAGGCTGTCAATCAGGATGCTCTTCCCGAAGTCAAATCGCACATCGCCATCAGCGCCAACttcaaccaaccaccaagctcACAACCGACATCGCGGCCAGCCACAGCAAGCCAAACACAATCGCAACCAACAACGACACTACCACCACGTCCCGGGTCAGCAAGACGAAAATTATGGATCGTTCTCGGGAGTGCTGTCGCCCTATTATTAGCAACCATAGCAATAGCACTTGGTCTCGGCTTGGGACTCGGGCTCAGCAAGAAAAATGAtactccctcatcctcaacgtCCTCAAACACAACAGGATCCGCCTGCCAAAGTGATAGCACAAGAATCTTCCGACGGACAATGGCTGCTGCCGTCTTCAACGGTTCTCTCCACATCTTCTCCCGAGGCCGAGACAGCAACATTTGGTTTCGCTCGTGGGGAATTCAACCTGAAGGAAGTAATGCCCCCGCAACTTGGACCACCGACTGGGTAACTCTTGCCGAAGGTCCCGGCATGGAACTCATGCCCTTCATCGGGGCACCAACAGTCATCGCCTCGACAGACGGGAGCCGCATGGATGTCTTCGCCACAAGCACCATGTCAGGCAATGTCAACACGATCAGGTTCACAAAGGCCAATCGAACGACGGAGTGGGAAAGCCTGGGAGGTTTCGGTCTAAGCTCTATCGCGATTTGCAATTCACCCTTGACGGACAACTCGTCAGCACCGACATACGACATGTGGATGTTGGGGAAGAATTCGACGACCGTTATCAAGAACACTTGGGACACTTCCAAGGAGATAGGTGGCTGGGACGAGACGAGTATTCCCGTCCTCGCCAGTTCCGGAACAAGCCCTGCCGTCATCTGCAGCAAGCACGACCCTGAATATACCGTCTTCACCTTTGGCCAAGGGACAGACGAGCTAAGAAGCACTCGTTTTTCTACCACTAACAATATCTGGAGCTCATGGAATCCATGGGGCCACAATTTCCGGGGAGATCCGGTGGCAGTCTCCGTCGACGAGGGTCGCGTGATATACTTTTTTGGTGTGGGGACAAACTCGAACATGTATCACTTCacctgggaggagggcatcgAATCGGAGCCAAGGTCTATCGGGGGTAACTGGAGCAGTATCCCCAGTGCAGTGGTTATCGGCGCCGGGACCAAGGATGAGCAGATCCACGTCGTTGCGTTGGATCAAGAAAGAAAGCTGCAGCATAGAACCtttggtgattttggtggagggcgaAAGTGGCAAGCTACCAGgtgggagaagctggagaagaaagGGAATAGTGCCCCGCTGGTGTTTTCATATCCGGATGCAAAGGGCAAGGAACAGATTGGGTTGGCgatgttggatgatgataatCATCTATTGTTTGCCACTTGGGAGGCGAGTAATGATACTTTGTGGGTGAAGTCGATTTCCTGGGTACAGGCTGAGGGTTACTTGATTAATGAGAGCGTTTGCATTTGA
- a CDS encoding hypothetical protein (COG:S; EggNog:ENOG503NYJZ) — protein MPRRLQDRSEWKETPFDLVPQWTRDPSIPAIEVVCREHLCIPPEDPCTVFFHTSGLFNKLYIVEYAQRRVIMKVTLPVYPGLKTRAEVATLRWVRENTMIPVPEALGFDDSNDNKIGFEWILMEFIEGTPAHKRWRTMSMEQKVAFTKQLAKFQAELSGFGKPEAMLRGIGTLELREFEKGKEIEGLGKVAPGLLVSHEFFMGDRFQYDIPRGPFHSSRDWLTAELNIVMLDQKAIIDSSEDEDDKEDAEEVITVAQKLLSLIPKVFPPNLDEPETAVLYHHDLHLKNILVSEEGEITAVLDWECVSAMPLWMTTKVPRFLDEPVREEEPQRDTYADETLEQAAAAAERRHDPDYLDSEGKNSLYFIHKMEYEATQLRKVYKATLRQLWPGCPQGEETLMEVNFHHAVSQCDGIWVKMAGRWADRVLAGESILLEDA, from the coding sequence ATGCCGCGACGACTTCAGGATAGGTCCGAATGGAAAGAGACACCCTTCGACCTCGTGCCACAATGGACGCGAGACCCTTCCATTCCCGCCATCGAAGTTGTGTGTCGGGAGCACCTGTGCATCCCTCCGGAAGACCCCTGCACCGTGTTTTTCCACACCTCTGGTCTCTTTAACAAACTCTACATTGTTGAATACGCCCAACGCCGTGTCATCATGAAGGTCACGCTGCCTGTGTATCCCGGCCTCAAAACGCGTGCCGAAGTGGCCACACTGCGGTGGGTGCGCGAAAACACCATGATTCCGGTTCCCGAGGCACTGGGCTTTGACGACAGTAACGATAATAAAATCGGATTTGAGTGGATCTTGATGGAGTTTATAGAGGGCACACCAGCACATAAACGGTGGCGGACCATGTCGATGGAGCAGAAAGTCGCCTTCACAAAACAACTCGCGAAATTCCAAGCTGAGCTTTCGGGCTTTGGGAAACCAGAGGCCATGCTCCGTGGAATAGGAACGCTGGAACTCCgggagtttgagaaggggaaagagatCGAAGGCCTGGGAAAGGTTGCTCCCGGTCTGCTTGTGTCCCATGAGTTCTTTATGGGTGATCGATTTCAGTACGATATCCCAAGGGGTCCCTTTCACTCCAGCCGCGACTGGCTCACCGCAGAGTTGAACATCGTCATGCTTGACCAGAAAGCAATCATCGACAGCtccgaagacgaagacgacaaagAAGATGCTGAAGAGGTTATTACGGTGGCGCAGAAATTGCTCTCTCTTATTCCCAAAGTGTTCCCTCCCAACCTGGACGAGCCAGAGACAGCAGTTCTTTACCACCACGATCTCCACCTTAAAAACATCTTGGTaagcgaggaaggggaaatcACAGCCGTTTTGGATTGGGAATGCGTCTCGGCCATGCCTCTCTGGATGACGACCAAGGTTCCCAGATTTCTTGATGAGCCTGTTCGAGAGGAGGAGCCGCAACGGGACACGTATGCCGATGAGACACTTGAGCAGGCTGCGGCCGCGGCAGAAAGGCGCCATGATCCGGACTACCTCGACAGTGAAGGCAAAAACAGTCTGTACTTCATCCATAAAATGGAGTACGAAGCAACGCAGTTGCGGAAAGTTTACAAAGCGACCTTGAGACAGTTATGGCCGGGTTGCCCACAGGGAGAAGAAACCTTGATGGAGGTGAACTTCCACCATGCTGTATCACAATGCGACGGGATATGGGTGAAAATGGCAGGCAGATGGGCTGACCGCGTGTTGGCCGGTGAATCCATACTGTTGGAGGACGCCTGA
- a CDS encoding hypothetical protein (EggNog:ENOG503PCRR) — translation MSALTPTDAPPPPPPPPDGLPPGIPVTERAAHLAQTFIGVTSILMALCLITFFTRIYQRVFPVFKMGLDDWFIIVGFILAIADWSLLFPLMVPKPGYIPFSRGTEAGKHSWLAIPVWGLAMTCIKISIALTLLRIRGSERKWRVFLYTIIVILAIYGIGNTIFCLAIACQPLQAAWDVLTPGGRCVPVEIMKAVSDLGSGINITTDLLLSLTPITFLRKLNRPLKERVFVCVLMGMGLLASVSSIVKTVIIKDWGDPTAAVDDWWAMGVSICTWTALEQLLGVLAACVPAMKGVFQRCLGGLGVDITVGGSKRQRSGQGGNYYLRTFGRGRGMGTVRSGGGDGERVRSGTFESLGSSGGNRFSSVRQVGVMKDEEHGTVAVVEYDEEVGIDLPEMRRQASTVKSVDGSVGRGDLERGHSRGSEGEKFPAHAL, via the exons ATGTCAGCGCTTACCCCGACTGAtgcgcctccgccgccgccgccaccgccagaTGGCCTACCTCCGGGCATTCCTGTCACCGAACGGGCGGCGCACCTTGCCCAGACCTTCATCGGCGTTACCTCAATACTGATGGCCTTGTGCCTGATCACCTTCTTCACGCGTATCTACCAACGGGTCTTTCCTGTGTTCAAGATGGGTCTGGACGACTGGTTCATCATTGTTGGCTTT ATCCTAGCAATAGCAGACTggtccctcctcttcccgctCATGGTCCCCAAACCAGGCTACATCCCCTTCTCCCGCGGCACCGAAGCCGGCAAGCACTCCTGGCTCGCCATCCCCGTCTGGGGGTTGGCCATGACGTGCATCAAGATCTCGATTGCGCTTACACTCTTACGAATCCGAGGCTCCGAAAGAAAGTGGAGGGTATTCTTGtacaccatcatcgtcatcctggCCATCTACGGGATAGGCAACACGATATTCTGCCTGGCTATCGCGTGCCAGCCGTTGCAGGCGGCTTGGGATGTGTTGACCCCCGGTGGGAGGTGTGTACCGGTGGAGATAATGAAGGCCGTTTCTGATTTAGGTTCGGGGATCAACATCACGACCGATCTGCTGTTGAGTCTGACACCGATAACTTTCTTGAGAAAGCTGAACAGGccgttgaaggagagggtgtttgTTTGCGtgctgatggggatggggctGTTGGCGAGTGTGAGCAGTATTGTCAAGACGGTTATCATCAAGGATTGGGGGGATccgacggcggcggtggatgaTTGGTGGGCTATGGGGGTTAGTATCTGTACTTGGACTGCGCTGGAGCAGCTCTTGGGGGTGCTGGCGGCTTGTGTACCCGCTATGAAGGGGGTGTTTCAACGGTGCTtgggggggctgggggtggaTATCACTGTTGGGGGGAGCAAGAGGCAGCGGTCGGGACAGGGGGGGAATTATTACTTGAGGACCTTTGGGAGGGGTagggggatggggacagTGAggagtggaggtggtgatggggagagggtccGGTCGGGGACTTTTGAGAGTTTGGGGAGTTCTGGTGGGAATCGGTTCTCGAGTGTGAGGCAGGTTGGGGTTATGAAGGATGAGGAACATgggacggtggcggtggtggagtatGACGAGGAGGTAGGAATTGATCTTCCCGAAATGAGGAGGCAGGCTTCGACAGTGAAGTCGGTGGATGGATCTGTTGGGAGAGGGGACTTGGAAAGGGGACACTCGAGGGGGTCGGAGGGTGAGAAGTTTCCTGCTCATGCTTTGTAA
- a CDS encoding hypothetical protein (EggNog:ENOG503P2ZW; COG:S) has product MVVLRAKEFVYQNIPLRGIARFLLVNPSNDPLSPLHCSLHDLPITHPTYDFLIPPVQTKKKTRPIVLNGNEAKLQFEIEHYLRYMRHETKEQMFFLRPLCINPHQPDEAKSYDLQQNDLVTRANNVRGFMGKPPKRWDLEQVAKTLREMHALAVNTAARPQDKDAFRKQYASILRLFSLPEPSKEAKSVFERCLELLCNSIWRDRWTTLQTIGMVKGIDLYIGRTSIPIEPFYTLAHFIHDARTLQAWDVLSRFSKSNNLAAASRIARNRMGTLRQLKKWKTKLAPNQLLPPDLEQKLRDHFAREENTPAWKTKVMERQRTLRAKIKQAMKQRD; this is encoded by the coding sequence ATGGTTGTGCTGCGGGCAAAAGAATTCGTTTACCAGAACATCCCGTTGAGAGGAATTGCGCGGTTTCTTCTGGTTAACCCGTCAAACGACCCTCTCAGTCCTCTCCATTGCAGCCTGCACGACCTACCAATAACCCATCCCACTTACGATTTTCTCATTCCCCCAGTGCAGACCAAGAAAAAGACGCGGCCAATTGTCCTTAATGGTAACGAGGCCAAGTTGCAGTTCGAGATCGAACACTATCTGCGATATATGCGCCATGAGACCAAGGAGCAGATGTTCTTCCTTCGACCCCTTTGCATCaaccctcatcaacctgACGAGGCCAAAAGTTACGACCTACAGCAGAACGACCTCGTTACCAGGGCTAATAACGTGAGAGGTTTCATGGGAAAGCCGCCGAAACGATGGGATCTAGAGCAAGTCGCCAAAACACTCCGGGAAATGCACGCTTTGGCTGTTAACACCGCGGCCCGCCCACAAGACAAAGACGCTTTTCGAAAACAATATGCGTCCATCCTACGATTATTCTCTCTGCCAGAGCCCTCAAAAGAAGCAAAATCTGTGTTTGAGCGCTGCTTGGAGCTGCTCTGCAACTCAATCTGGAGAGACCGATGGACAACGCTGCAGACAATCGGTATGGTCAAAGGAATTGATCTTTATATTGGCAGGACATCAATCCCTATCGAACCCTTCTATACGCTGGCTCATTTCATCCACGATGCAAGAACCCTGCAGGCCTGGGACGTTCTATCCCGGTTTTCCAAATCAAACAACCTCGCGGCCGCTAGCCGCATTGCCAGGAACCGTATGGGGACGCTTCGGCAGCTAAAAAAATGGAAAACAAAATTGGCACCGAATCAACTACTCCCGCCGGATTTGGAACAGAAACTTCGAGATCACTTTGCCCGAGAAGAAAATACACCAGCTTGGAAGACCAAAGTCATGGAGAGACAACGCACCCTGAGGGCGAAAATCAAGCAGGCGATGAAACAAAGGGAttga
- a CDS encoding hypothetical protein (EggNog:ENOG503NZ3W): MATYYMYFPFLTCEVKCGAAGLDIADRQNAHSITLTVRAIVELFRAVKREDEVNREFLAFSVSHDHTSVRIYGHYQVIAGKGIKYYRQPMHKFDFTTLDGQDKCMAYRFTKNLPSDLDLDVPPLSEATGLSQDLGNLMQSGAGSSSAGEQDRQPSIAEQQVVTPDTSFSGIAKRKGQKVANG; the protein is encoded by the exons ATGGCCACGTACTATATGTACTTCCCGTTCCTGACTTGCGAGGTAAAGTGCGGCGCCGCGGGGCTCGACATCGCCGACCGACAGAACGCCCACAGTATAACCCTTACGGTGCGGGCCATTGTCGAGCTTTTCCGTGCTGTAAAgcgcgaggatgaggttaACCGGGAgttcctcgccttctccgtCTCGCATGACCATACCTCAGTCCGGATTTACGGCCACTACCAGGTCATAGCTGGGAAAGGCATCAAGTACTACCGCCAGCCGATGCACAAATTTGACTTTACTACACTTGACGGACAGGACAAATGTATGGCATATCGATTCACGAAGAAT TTGCCGTCGGATTTGGACTTGGATGTCCCACCACTTTCTGAGGCGACCGGGCTTTCCCAGGATTTAGGAAACCTGATGCAGTCGGGTGCCGGCTCCTCTTCTGCAGGCGAGCAGGATCGCCAGCCGAGTATCGCTGAGCAGCAAGTGGTGACTCCAGACACCTCATTCAGTGGGATAGCAAAGAGGAAAGGCCAGAAGGTGGCAAACGGGTAG
- a CDS encoding hypothetical protein (EggNog:ENOG503PS2Q) has translation MPPQPLPPPFPSTLARRRTTRQLGFSSVQSFTEWEEALVLDHLSAFICDYLALGLTVVPRKGNAFIQFVDLDNAVKRRIQQLEDGDFMEAYNPDKSDWTARDHYKQFIVSIVAEDKWYGENGDETAELYKRGWDGAKLTRKMFRLLEFLIQEWKDGAGAEDVVEGAVRRKMIGR, from the exons AtgccaccacaaccccttcccccgccATTCCCCAGCACCCTCGCCCGCCGGAGAACAACCCGCCAACTAGGCTTTTCCTCCGTCCAATCCTTTACAGAATGGGAAGAAGCGCTCGTCTTAGACCACCTCTCGGCATTTATATGCGATTATCTCGCCCTCGGACTCACTGTTGTCCCTCGCAAAGGGAATGCCTTCATCCAGTTTGTAGACTTGGACAATGCGGTAAAACGTCGGATCCAACAgctggaggatggtgatTTTATGGAAGCGTATAATCCTGATAAATCCGATT GGACAGCAAGGGATCATTATAAACAGTTCATTGTTAGTATTGTTGCCGAAGATAAATGGTACggggagaatggggatgAGACGGCGGAATTGTATAAACGGGGATGGGACGGGGCAAagttgacgaggaagatgttTCGGTTGCTGGAGTTTTTGATACAAGAGTGGAAAgatggggcgggggcggaggatgtggttgagggggcggtgaggaggaagatgataGGCAGGTGA
- a CDS encoding hypothetical protein (COG:Q; EggNog:ENOG503NWV7), with amino-acid sequence MGSRILVFGPWNGWLGCLGPSLHGRKSNLILDIILPCRRAARQKRSSSGRSPMLETWRSTLEVAGCGRLEDERMSSWLSVSVSPLVWDRVASSLTSLPTGQNNTVNSLPQFCPPFAECQMARLGYHACAIDGTNIGMGPFEPIICQAGNYCPPGGKTTFSCPAGHYCQPGAATPTPCAVGSLCPEGSSYERYFIPLGVLIALDIFIIIGIIILRFRSRLSSSAQVHHSSLSKKPESTVVGLARAVTRRKYKRISEEGERSDDMDHEMRAVGSHPPLGRGDVWAGFQEALTMPVRSYRNPEGIMSPQGEDLEKSLPPQIRAFIDSMRKATDASDIGLSFGYSQLAFQPKGASRPILQDITGSIRSGTLTAVMGGSGAGKSTFVNVLMGKIEYTHGKVEVNGVPGKLARYKKLIGYVPQDDIVLPDLTVRENIMHSARIRLPRTWTSQEIENHVTAVIDCLELSHVRDSLVGSVGKPVISGGQRKRVSIGMELAAAPMAIFLDEPTSGLDATSASSIMRTLKAIARLGISVIAIIHQPRMEIFEMLDDLILLANGQQLYEGPESGVQPFFEKFGYIFPKHANYGDVVTDIITGNGRAYKTSGDISKDALIANWVACRKEIQSPVVPTMEVSRPGSPESGSSTAGDDDNERRNTRVSVVRPVSPFTVNLATAKSKLRQSSASVLAVGNFNASKAPLGRLLKKRGASRLKQFTLCLSRAFLQQYRNLSVFWFEVGLAALAGFLLGLAENAKNGVLFMGLYHRPYEILSTASDFKSAPEMALLTAIAIGLVSAAPGVRVFSEEMLLHRREAEAGHSRLAYFMAKSVSVLPRMTMACMHFTVPLWLLSTPIMGWGLGFAANLWYFYCIFGLASVISMVVKREDAPLFATMIALIVGILSGAAPPLSSVRNWLDDITTARVSEILHSAIAVKTKDGHLISIIYSVTEV; translated from the exons ATGGGATCACGAATCCTCGTCTTTGGTCCCTGGAACGGATGGCTTGGGTGTTTGGGACCAAGCCTGCACGGGAGAAAATCGAACCTCATTCTCGACATCATACTACCGTGCCGTAGAGCAGCGAGACAGAAACGAAGCTCCAGTGGACGCAGCCCCATGTTGGAGACCTGGCGCAGTACCCTTGAGGTTGCAGGATGTGGACGACTGGAAGACGAGAGGATGTCTTCCTGGCTTTCAGTGTCCGTTTCTCCGCTGGTATGGGATCGAGTTGCTAGCTCGCTAACTTCACTTCCAACAGGCCAAAACAATACCGTCAACTCATTGCCGCAGTTCTGTCCCCCATTTGCCGAATGCCAGATGGCTCGATTGGGTTACCACGCATGCGCTATCGATGGGACGAACATTGGGATGGGGCCATTCGAGCCGATCATCTGTCAAGCTGGGAATTACTGCCCTCCAGGTGGCAAGACTACCTTTAGCTGCCCAGCCGGCCATTATTGCCAGCCTGGAGCAGCGACACCCACCCCCTGTGCTGTTGGCAGTCTTTGCCCTGAGGGCTCCTCGTACGAACGGTACTTCATCCCTCTGGGGGTCTTGATTGCTCTCGACATTTTTATTATCATTGGAATCATCATCCTCCGGTTCCGCAGTCGTCTTTCATCGAGCGCCCAGGTTCATCACAGCAGCTTGTCGAAGAAGCCGGAGTCGACAGTCGTTGGATTAGCGAGGGCAGTAACCCGGCGCAAGTACAAAAGGATATCAGAGGAGGGTGAGAGGTCAGATGATATGGACCATGAGATGCGAGCTGTGGGCAGTCATCCACCCCTTGGTAGGGGAGATGTTTGGGCTGGCTTTCAAGAAGCCTTGACCATGCCTGTCCGGTCGTATCGAAATCCGGAGGGAATTATGAGCCCACAAGGAGAAGACCTGGAGAAGAGCCTTCCGCCCCAGATTAGGGCCTTCATCGACTCGATGCGCAAGGCAACTGATGCTTCTGATATTGGTCTATCATTCGGTTATTCTCAGCTTGCGTTTCAGCCAAAAGGAGCCAGTCGCCCAATTCTGCAGGATATCACTGGCTCCATCCGAAGCGGTACACTCACTGCGGTCATGGGTGGTTCTGGAGCAGGGAAATCAACATTTGTCAATGTCTTGATGGGCAAGATTGAGTACACTCACGGCAAGGTGGAGGTCAACGGAGTACCTGGGAAGCTGGCGCGGTACAAGAAGCTGATCGGCTATGTCCCCCAAGACGACATCGTTCTTCCCGACCTGACAGTGCGGGAGAACATTATGCACTCTGCACGGATACGCCTTCCTCGCACTTGGACTTCACAAGAAATTGAGAACCATGTTACCGCGGTCATCGACTGCCTCGAGCTCTCCCATGTCCGGGACTCTCTGGTTGGCAGTGTTGGAAAGCCTGTCATCAGCGGTGGTCAGCGGAAGCGTGTCAGCATTGGTATGGAACTTGCCGCAGCACCAATGGCGATATTTCTGGATGAGCCAACATCTGGTCTTGACGCCACGTCAGCAAGCTCCATAATGCGCACCCTCAAGGCTATTGCAAGACTTGGCATTTCTGTGATTGCCATCATCCATCAGCCAAGAATGGAGATCTTTGAAATGTTGGACGACTTGATTTTACTCGCCAATGGCCAGCAGCTCTACGAAGGGCCAGAGTCGGGTGTTCAGCCGTTCTTTGAGAAGTTTGGTTACATCTTTCCGAAACATGCCAACtatggtgatgtggtgacGGATATTATCACTGGGAATGGAAGGGCGTACAAGACGTCTGGGGATATCTCAAAGGATGCTTTGATTGCTAATTGGGTTGCGTGCCGGAAGGAGATTCAGAGTCCGGTGGTGCCCACGATGGAAGTGTCGCGGCCTGGTAGCCCTGAGAGTGGTTCGTCGACTGCGGGAGACGACGACAATGAGCGGAGGAATACTCGTGTCTCGGTGGTAAGACCTGTGTCACCTTTTACTGTCAACTTGGCCACTGCAAAGTCAAAGCTCCGTCAAAGCAGTGCTTCAGTTCTGGCTGTCGGGAATTTCAACGCAAGCAAGGCACCCCTTGGCCGACTCCTCAAGAAACGCGGAGCCTCACGGCTCAAGCAGTTCACCCTATGTCTATCCCGCGCGTTTCTTCAGCAATACCGCAACCTGTCCGTTTTTTGGTTTGAAGTTGGGCTTGCCGCCCTTGCTGGGTTTCTGTTGGGTCTGGCAGAGAATGCGAAGAATGGTGTGTTGTTCATGGGACTTTACCACCGGCCCTATGAGATTCTTTCGACTGCGTCAGACTTCAAGTCAGCCCCCGAGATGGCGTTGTTGACAGCCATTGCTATAGGTCTTGTCTCAGCCGCTCCGGGGGTGCGGGTGTTTTCCGAGGAGATGCTGTTGCACAGGAgagaggcggaggcggggCACTCGAGGCTGGCGTATTTCATGGCGAAGAGTGTTTCTGTTTTGCCGAGAATGACGATGGCGTGCATGCACTTTACAGTGccgttgtggttgttgagcaCGCCTATcatgggatggggattgggCTTTGCCGCGAATTTGTGGTATTTCTATTGCATTTTTGGACTGGCGAGTGTGATTAGTATGGTGgtcaagagggaggatgcACCGCTGTTTGCAACGATGATTGCGTTGATTGTGGGCATTTTGAGCGGAGCAGCGCCGCCGTTGAGCAGTGTGCGAAACTG GCTAGATGATATCACAACAGCTCGAGTCTCGGAAATCCTGCATTCGGCTATCGCGGTAAAAACAAAGGATGGCCACCTGATCTCGATCATCTACTCGGTTACCGAAGTCTGA